One window of Nymphaea colorata isolate Beijing-Zhang1983 chromosome 1, ASM883128v2, whole genome shotgun sequence genomic DNA carries:
- the LOC116267711 gene encoding LOW QUALITY PROTEIN: dirigent protein 20-like (The sequence of the model RefSeq protein was modified relative to this genomic sequence to represent the inferred CDS: deleted 2 bases in 1 codon), producing the protein MPPREEKVTRFRFSWHDVVSGKNPTSITIVKGAASTSSFGKVQMIDNVLTEGPELTSKQVGRCQGFYASAAQQDPGLLMDMNVVFTAGRYNGSTLSIMGRNPVLHKVREMPVVGGSGAFRSRMARGYALLRTHLIDNATFDVTVQYDVVVVHQ; encoded by the exons ATGCCGCCGAGGGAAGAGAAGGTGACCCGTTTCCGCTTCTCCTGGCACGACGTGGTGAGCGGTAAGAACCCTACCAGCATCACCATCGTAAAAGGCGCAGCCTCCACTTCTTCCTTCGGCAAAGTCCAGATGATCGACAATGTCCTGACGGAGGGGCCGGAGCTGACATCGAAGCAAGTGGGGAGGTGCCAGGGGTTCTACGCGTCGGCGGCGCAGCAGGATCCAGGGCTTCTGATGGACATGAACGTGGTGTTCACGGCGGGGAGGTACAATGGCAGCACCCTCAGCATCATGGGCCGGAACCCGGTGCTGCACAAGGTGAGGGAGATGCCAGTCGTCGGCGGCAGCGGCGCCTTCCGGTCC CGGATGGCCCGCGGCTATGCCCTGCTCAGGACCCACTTGATCGACAACGCCACCTTCGATGTCACCGTACAGTACGATGTGGTTGTAGTCCACCAGTGA
- the LOC116245709 gene encoding dirigent protein 1-like: protein MAPTSSKFCVLLSLTLFQLHLVSGGRLANGSSPLNQGLEEKTTTIHFFFHDIIVGEEPTAEKVAEVEMSKTSMTGFGMVALFDDPLTEGPDATSKLIGRAQGLYASASQNDLSLLMVLNYVFLEGEYNGSSLSILGRNSIFSSTREMPVIGGTGMFRLARGYALAKTYSLDLLTGNAVVEYNVTVIHY, encoded by the coding sequence ATGGCACCAACAAGCTCAAAATTCTGTGTCTTACTTTCCCTGACCCTTTTCCAACTTCATCTAGTCTCTGGTGGCAGGCTCGCCAATGGCTCGAGCCCACTGAACCAAGGATTGGAAGAGAAGACAACAACCATACACTTCTTCTTCCACGACATCATTGTCGGCGAGGAGCCGACCGCCGAGAAGGTCGCCGAGGTGGAGATGAGCAAGACCTCAATGACAGGGTTCGGCATGGTTGCTCTGTTTGACGACCCATTGACGGAAGGCCCAGACGCGACGTCGAAGCTGATTGGAAGGGCACAAGGTCTCTATGCTTCAGCATCCCAGAACGATTTAAGCTTGCTAATGGTGCTTAATTATGTGTTTCTGGAAGGTGAATACAATGGCAGCAGCTTAAGTATACTTGGGAGGAACTCGATCTTTAGTTCGACCAGGGAGATGCCAGTGATCGGCGGGACCGGAATGTTCAGGCTGGCGCGAGGCTATGCACTTGCTAAGACTTATAGCTTGGACCTATTGACTGGGAATGCTGTTGTTGAGTACAATGTGACTGTGATTCACTACTGA
- the LOC116268177 gene encoding dirigent protein 22-like, protein MPNTTMDRSLLPKSLLFFMLFLFITTASVAGAKDPGHPLQSAMLPREEKVSRFRFYLHDVKSGKNPTSITIINGSASTPFFGKVQMIDSVLTEGPELTSKQVGRCQGFYAYSAQQDIALLMDMNVVFTAGRYNGSTLSFMGRNSMLYKVREIPVVGGSGAFRMAQGYALVRTHWKDNIGDVTVQYDVVVVHQ, encoded by the coding sequence ATGCCAAACACCACCATGGACAGAAGCCTCCTTCCTAAATCCTTGCTGTTCTTCATGCTCTTCCTCTTCATCACCACTGCCTCCGTCGCCGGTGCCAAGGATCCCGGCCACCCATTGCAAAGTGCAATGCTGCCGAGGGAAGAGAAGGTGTCCCGTTTCCGCTTCTACTTGCACGACGTGAAGAGCGGCAAGAACCCCACCAGCATCACCATCATAAATGGTTCGGCCTCCACTCCTTTCTTCGGCAAAGTCCAGATGATCGACAGTGTCCTGACGGAGGGGCCGGAGCTGACGTCGAAGCAAGTGGGGAGGTGCCAGGGGTTCTACGCGTATTCGGCGCAGCAGGATATAGCGCTTCTGATGGACATGAACGTGGTGTTCACGGCGGGGAGGTACAATGGGAGCACCCTCAGCTTCATGGGCCGGAACTCGATGCTTTACAAGGTGAGGGAGATCCCAGTGGTCGGCGGCAGCGGCGCCTTCCGGATGGCCCAAGGCTATGCACTGGTCAGGACCCACTGGAAAGACAACATCGGCGATGTCACCGTACAGTACGATGTGGTTGTAGTCCACCAGTGA